TTCGCTCATGGAGGAAGTTGAGAGAAACCAGTCCAGCACACTGGAGAAGATAGTTTCCGATTCTAACACTACGCTAGAACAAGCCATTGCCGCCTTCAATGCTTTAAAAGGTTTGTTCAAGTTTAAGGGTTTGCGCATTTAAAAATGAAGTGGTATGCCTACCAAAACACTCAAGAATACACatgcaaataatattatttcgaATTGATACAGTTTAGgcttatacaaattataaagaCCGTGAGTCACACTTTTAACGTCTTGTAATAATGCTCAAAGAAAGTCCCAATAAGCTGGGTTAGGTTTGACAAACGACTGATACAAAATTGGACTATCACTCAAGGTCCTGTTTCTTTTGTTAACATTGACATGTTTCGTAATGCATCCTTCGACCGCTCTATGACATAAGTGGCATGTGATcgttcaaaatatatcaaaccGAATTCTGTTAACAcgtatttgcattttttcatttctttcaatacTTTCCACGTATTAAAACGGAGTGTTTCTTTACAAATGAGCATAGTATTAATGGACCCGCATTAGTTTGAACATTGTTAATAttctaacatttattaaacgttcttaacaaatatgttgaaaaaccGTATATAGGTTGTCAGGGGTTTCTAGATATGAGAAGATATCAATTAAcacagttgtattaattgaaAGCGTACGGTGTTGCGCAAAAATGTGACAGTCGTGTGAAAGGAATCTATTTCATTCCGGATCACGCTATAACAATGTAATGAAGGAATATTTgcctttttttgtcttggaacgatccaattattgcaaaattccatggaaactagttataaaggactgctgacaaaaaatagatcgcagattcaAAAATAGgtgtttaatgcatttaaactataaaacattaattttcgtacggaaatatgaaaatctacgatcttaatttttttcagcaataatatataaatgatttgcagatatttacgcaaaaaaatgctctgtccaagacaaaaaataaaaaaaagttgtaaacatggtatatctgtgagagttaCCGACTCTAATATGCCCGTGTAAGAAATTCAAAGAGATCAAATTTAGTATTATTTGAAACTGGTACCAGTAATGAAATTAAGATTATGCCGAAAGTGTTAGTaacataattgaaatttgaataatacaGATATCTTTTGTTTGATATGAATTTATGGAATAAGCTGTTTAGTGCTTGTTCACAAAAGTAACAATTTAAACCAACTCAAAACATAGTTGTAAGCACTATATGGAGAGTGGTTAGCTATTCTCTATAGTTTGAGAAAAACAATCTCACAAATTTGTTATTTCGTTACAATAATGTCAActttacaataataaaactCACTCACACAAACgctatttttaatatttataaatatattacgatTCATATTTCAGACCAAATCGCTACTCCACTGGTATATTTCCACGCCCGCACTCCACAGACAAGCACCCTGTCCAACGGTGAAGAGATAGTGTACAAGACAGTAGAGACCAACCAGGGCAACGGCTACAGCTCAACCACGGGCAAGTTCACGGCTCCAGCACGGGGACTCTACTTGTTCTTCATGCACACATGTACGGCTGCAAATAAATATGCTTATCTCCAGATACTGAAGGAAGGCTCAGTCCTGATTGCAAGTTTTCACACTGATAAGGACTATATTACCTGTTCTAGTAGTCAGGCGTTTGTTCAGCTTGATGCCGGGGAAACTGTCTGGGTACAATGCTCTGATGGGGGCTCGAACAGACAACTGTATGAGCATCATTCTTACCGTTGGACCAGTTTTGGTGGTGCTCTCATTCACAACTGACGTGCTTAGGTCATTGTACATTAAAAGCCAAAAGGCAGAAACTATACAATGAACGTGGGAGTATATTACGCAGTaataaatgagttattttttaaaaataaaaaatgatcattaagtgactttttttgttatcatttaccGTTAGTTAAACATGTTTTGGATTTCGTCTGTGTATACCGCCTGGATGCTATGTCATGTATACTGAGAAcacttttgaaatgaaattactTTTGTATGTAAACTAAGAAAGCTATATGTTGGCATCCTGTGTGTGTTTCCGCCTcaaataaaaactttatttctaaattaatcAGTAATGCATATATCGTTTACCATAAAGCTTTTGTTTTGAAGCCCTTTTCCAGAATAAACCAATGCCAGTTATTTTGTTggtgtgtatacatgtatttgattaCACTTATTGATATCCATACAACATGTActtcagtgaaatatatatataaaagtcgTATCGTACCTTTGGTTTTGAGACTTgaagttttttattttaatggcttgacaaaaaacaacaaatacttCTCGAGTTATGCCCGTGATTGGCATATACAACTGATTAACATTGACATGACAATGCTTGTATCATTATTGGTTTTatcttattatcaaaatatcttgGAATCAAATCTCTATGGTCAAATGTCATGACAATATGTAAAATCCATAGCTTTCATGACAAACGTTTATACATCTTTTCTGATCTTCAAACTACTTATTCGGCTGACAATCAATGTTGGTCGTTGTGAATCATtctatatatgttattttcagAACGACAAAAACCACGGTCCGACGAAACCACTGATTCAGCGGTTCTATTCAGAATTTATGTATTATTCAAATCCGTTTTACTGAGATCAatgaataatattcaaaatacttttattacaacaataataatgaCTTATGCTACAACAACTGTtactattgtattattttaaaactgtggCTTTAAAGTATTACTTAATAGCTTGAAAGTGCTAAATATAATGGTGATGACAACGATGACCGTGATATAgtgatgacgacgatgatgatgatcgTTATAGAAATTATGCTGGTCGgcagtgttgttgttgttgttgttgattatgttgctactgctactgatactgctgctgatgctattgctgctgctgctggtgatgattatgatgatgctgatgctggTGATGAgtacgatgacgacgacgacgacgacgatgacgacgatgatgatgatgatgatgatgatgatgatgatgatgatgatgatgatgatgatgatgatgaagatgatgatgatgatgatgatgatgatgatgatgatgatgatgatgatgatgatgatgataatgatgataaaaatgatgatgGTGCTTgttgtggtgttggtggtggtggtcttGATGTTGCTGGTACGTCGGAATTTGGGTATTTTAGGTGGTGCTGCGAAAGCCAATGACAGGTATGCCGgaattcatgagaaaaacaggcaaacataaattattaatgctTGTTAATGATTTTCATTGACATAGATAGTAAATATACCAACATTTTCAAAGATGTATTTATAAAGGAATTATTTGCTGCCACTAACGTGGGTATTCTATGCGGCCTCTGACGTAGAAATGATATGCGGCCACTAACGTGGAAATTCTATGCGGCCTCTCAAGTGGGAATTTAAGGCGGTCTTTAACGTGGAAACTTTATTCGACACATTACATTGAGAAATCTACGCGACCTCGAAACGGGGTATCATATGCACCGGCTAACGTAGGAACTCGGAATGCGGCCTCTATCGTTGGAATTATATGCGGTCTCTAACGTGGAGACTCTATACGGCCTGAAATTGGGAATTCAATGCGGCCTCTTACGTTTGAATTATATGTGGCCTCTTACGTTGGGATTACAGGCGGCCTCTAACGAAGAAATGTTATGCGGCCCCTTACGTTGGAATTTAATGCGGCCCCTTACGTGGAAATTCTATTCGGCCTCTAACGTGGAAATTATATGCGGCCTCTAACGTGGGAATTATATGCGACCCCTTACGTGGAAATTATATGCGGCCTCTAACGTGGGAATTATATGCGGCCTCTTACGTGGAAATTATATGCGGCCTCTAACGTGGGAATTTTATGACGGCATAGCTGCGTAGCGCCGTGAAGTGAGTGGACTTATATTCAATTTCAGACACTGTATCAGAAACATTAACATCTGCattaaataaagtgaaacacAATGACTTTGACGTCTTCTTGCCGATcgtgttttgaaaatttacaatattttgccGGTTTTAAAACTTCATGGTATTCTTTCACTatcttatttgaatatttgatactttttatcAGCATCAAGCGGCAGTCAAGAAGTATAAAAGTACCATATTCGCTGTTTATcggaaagaaaatatttatgtttaaagaatTTGTGAAATATGGAATTTCAATATATCTGATTCattctttttttgttatttttttcgtaGCTTTTAACGTTATCAAACATGCCGGGCTTTTGCCATTGGTGTTTGTAAAATTAGGGTTATCTTAAGTTTGCTCATAAAGTGGTATCGCGCCAACGCCTCTAATGTCGGGTAACGAATTGACATGAACCGTACGTCCAAATGTCGTCAAAAGACCTCATGCCAACGAGTTCTCCCAATGTTGATAACTTCGAAAAACATTAAATAGATAAAATGCTTCAAAACAAAAGGTCCTCCATGaaagaaattaatgttttttttttttaaaaaaacaccattttaatatgtttattcaagttcaaatcATCCtcaataatttatatcataacCTTTTCCAATACTTAATTAAAGATCAAACACCGTCAAAAATATACAGTCCTATGTTAAATTTACCTTAATACCTATtcaaattaatcaaatatttgtattacatgcaataccttgtttccggtttaatataGTCATCACTGTTTCCATTGttcagaaattatttaaaacgaattaattcaaaaataataattgtttaatagtCATTTTTCTTATTTCTCTGTTGATATTATGATGAAGATTTATTTCAATCGAGTAgtacattatcatttaaaccTCAAGAGAAACACGTGATATGTCGTCttgattttatgaataaaatctTAAATGGCGGTCGGTAcctaatgtttaaaactggaaatgacgtcataaacatatcacaaaatattatgtcaTCTTACCAGAATTTAACCTCTTAGCCATCAACTTTCGTTAAAGGTTTAGTGTTTTTGATGTGATTCTTATTGGATATTATCTTAGCATGCATTcttcttaaaatattattaaaacgaTCGGATTaatctgttttaaaacaaaacgggtacttcatttctgcaatgcatgtagcaCGGGAAATGGTATGGAATTGTGTTATTCGGCTCACCacttaaagtgactcgctcatgcttttggaccaaaatttagttttttttggTAATGCATCtggaaacacttattttatcatttttttactccataatatcgaaattgcagaaaaaataaagttatagcATAAGTGGGGTTCGAACACAAGCCgataaagataaaaatgaaaacagccggctagtccacacggccaccgAGACTTAAACAATTGTGGTGGATATGTTGAAGATAAATTGATAACATCACTTGATAATGTAAATCAACCGATCaagcaacaccacagccgttattaattgtggtcttcaaagacggtATTTGAGCAAATGTCAACCATTGCTGTAGGGTTCCagattttggtatttttttgttttaacactcctgatgatttgccatattttatttcgtaattaaaaaaggtgcattttacaaaccatgagcgagcaACTTTTAGCTGTGAAACAGGTTTGTCGTTTTTGctatattttactgaaaaaataATGTGATCAAAACAATCTGACACTCGTTAACATGttaacatacaatacacaattttatcGAACCCGTCCAGGAAACATGTTACTATCGTCAAAGGCTCGTTTACtaacatatttcatgaaatCGTTGAATAAAAACTGCGTATGATATGACGACTCAGTTATACCACCGGGAGCGCCAACTGTCGTAAAATATGCCCGTTTGTCTTGTAGGACAACAATTGTGATGaccacattttattttaactttattttataacgaTTATAAAACAAGTTGCTagaaatttatatttatcactctcgttggcacgagtTTATGCGAGAGtctggtcttgtgttgtggtgaaAGCCGGAGTTTCCGGTGTAAGAAGTACGTTAGCCATTTTTAGAGATGGGGCGCTGTTTatacagtttttgccaatttaAAGGTCATAGCTTGGGAATGATTGTTTGTGATCGAACCTGACGCATATATTCTGCCCAttcacattctgaccaaatctAGCGATTTGTGATGATATTGCATGACTTACTATGTTATTGATCTGATAAGACAGATTGTAGGT
This genomic stretch from Mya arenaria isolate MELC-2E11 chromosome 10, ASM2691426v1 harbors:
- the LOC128204360 gene encoding uncharacterized protein LOC128204360: MTRLLQLLLLVSMTVASEPSCPACSKYDYEEKVLERMIRMEFAFEKVLKENKIVSETVEQDLTRIKEENERLHATVDALKDQQEQAERRLDSLMEEVERNQSSTLEKIVSDSNTTLEQAIAAFNALKDQIATPLVYFHARTPQTSTLSNGEEIVYKTVETNQGNGYSSTTGKFTAPARGLYLFFMHTCTAANKYAYLQILKEGSVLIASFHTDKDYITCSSSQAFVQLDAGETVWVQCSDGGSNRQLYEHHSYRWTSFGGALIHN